From Chryseobacterium gallinarum, one genomic window encodes:
- a CDS encoding succinate dehydrogenase cytochrome b subunit — translation MLSTLSRKMLMCLTGLFLGFFLLIHFLGNLQLFLPRDQAHLQFNAYSHFLSGNIIIKIVSYILYASIILHAVDGLVITLKNKKSGGVYQNDKRGRASQWASRNMGILGTLILIFLVIHFQNFWYIYKFGNPPLDENGNKDLYILVVTVFKEWWYVIIYVISMVALCYHLIHGIHSAVRTLGLYHPKFVKWFKTVGIAYSIIISLGFALMPVYVFFTYQ, via the coding sequence ATGTTATCAACATTGTCAAGAAAAATGCTAATGTGCCTTACAGGGCTCTTTTTGGGATTCTTTTTGTTGATTCATTTCCTCGGAAATCTTCAACTTTTTCTTCCCCGGGATCAGGCTCATCTGCAATTCAATGCCTATTCGCATTTTTTATCAGGAAATATCATCATCAAAATAGTTTCTTATATTTTGTATGCCAGTATCATTCTTCATGCTGTAGATGGACTGGTGATTACCCTGAAAAATAAAAAATCCGGTGGCGTTTACCAGAATGACAAGCGCGGAAGAGCCAGCCAATGGGCTTCCAGGAATATGGGTATTCTTGGAACATTGATCCTGATCTTTCTGGTCATCCATTTCCAAAATTTCTGGTATATCTACAAATTTGGAAATCCACCCCTTGATGAAAATGGAAACAAGGACCTGTATATCCTTGTTGTAACGGTGTTTAAAGAATGGTGGTATGTGATTATTTATGTAATATCCATGGTTGCCCTATGTTATCACCTGATCCACGGGATACACAGTGCCGTAAGGACACTCGGGTTATACCATCCTAAATTTGTAAAGTGGTTCAAAACCGTAGGAATTGCTTATTCAATCATCATCAGCTTAGGTTTTGCCCTGATGCCTGTTTATGTATTTTTTACTTACCAATAA
- a CDS encoding fumarate reductase/succinate dehydrogenase flavoprotein subunit — translation MILDSKIPQGPLEQKWDNYKKKAKLVNPANRKKLDIIVVGTGLAGSSAAASLGEMGYNVKSFCFQDSPRRAHSVAAQGGVNAAKNYKNDGDSVYRMFADTLKGGDFRAREANVYRMAECSLNLIDQAVAQGVPFGREYGGYLNNRSFGGVQVSRTFYARGQTGQQLLLGAYQALMRQVGKGSVQLFSRHEMLDLVIIDGKARGIIVRNLDTGEIERHAAHAVILATGGYGKIYYLSTLAMGCNGSAIWRAHKKGALMASPSWIQVHPTSLPQSGDYQSKLTLMSESLRNDGRIWVPAKQDENRAPNDIPENERDYYLERRYPAFGNLAPRDISSRAAKERIDAGYGTGPLKNAVYLDFSKAIKEQGKEKIKEKYGNLFDMYLKITGYDAYKEPMMISPSAHFSMGGLWVDYELMTTIPGLFALGEANFADHGANRLGANSLLQASVDGYFIAPYTIANYLADEIHTGKISPDTPEFEQAENAVKKQIQDLMNIKGTKTVDYFHKTLGKLLYDYCGLARNEKGLQYAIQEIRKLKQEFHKDVRVSGQVNTMNAELEKAGRVADYFEIGELMCYDALTRNESCGAHFREEFQTPDGEAMRNDAEYQFISAWKWTGENGEPELIREPLIFEEIQPTVRSYK, via the coding sequence ATGATTTTAGATTCAAAAATACCACAAGGCCCGTTGGAACAAAAATGGGATAACTATAAAAAGAAAGCTAAACTGGTCAATCCTGCCAACCGCAAAAAACTTGATATTATTGTAGTAGGAACAGGCCTGGCAGGAAGTTCTGCAGCAGCTTCATTGGGGGAAATGGGATATAACGTCAAATCGTTCTGCTTTCAGGACAGCCCCAGAAGAGCCCATTCTGTAGCGGCACAGGGAGGTGTAAACGCTGCCAAAAATTATAAAAATGATGGGGACAGTGTTTACCGTATGTTCGCAGACACTTTAAAAGGCGGAGATTTCCGTGCCCGTGAAGCCAATGTATACCGGATGGCAGAATGTTCTTTAAACCTCATCGATCAGGCCGTAGCTCAAGGCGTACCTTTTGGCCGGGAATATGGTGGCTATCTTAATAACCGGTCTTTCGGCGGAGTTCAGGTAAGCCGTACTTTCTATGCCAGAGGACAGACCGGACAACAATTGCTTCTGGGAGCCTATCAGGCTTTAATGAGACAGGTCGGAAAAGGTTCCGTACAGCTGTTTTCAAGACATGAAATGCTCGATTTAGTCATTATTGACGGCAAAGCAAGAGGAATTATCGTAAGAAATTTAGATACCGGAGAAATTGAAAGACATGCCGCCCATGCTGTCATATTAGCAACCGGAGGCTATGGAAAGATTTATTATCTGTCGACATTAGCCATGGGATGTAACGGCTCTGCGATATGGAGAGCTCATAAAAAAGGAGCCTTAATGGCCTCTCCAAGCTGGATCCAGGTACACCCTACTTCCCTTCCGCAATCCGGAGATTATCAATCCAAATTAACATTGATGTCCGAATCATTGCGTAATGACGGAAGAATCTGGGTACCTGCGAAACAGGATGAAAACAGAGCCCCGAATGACATTCCGGAAAATGAAAGAGATTACTATCTGGAAAGAAGGTATCCTGCGTTCGGGAACTTAGCTCCCAGAGATATTTCATCCCGTGCAGCAAAAGAAAGAATAGATGCAGGCTACGGAACCGGCCCATTGAAAAATGCCGTGTATCTTGATTTTTCAAAGGCTATTAAGGAACAGGGAAAAGAAAAAATCAAAGAAAAATATGGAAATTTATTCGATATGTATCTCAAAATTACCGGATATGATGCGTATAAAGAACCCATGATGATCTCCCCTTCTGCCCATTTTTCTATGGGTGGACTCTGGGTAGATTATGAATTAATGACTACCATTCCGGGACTGTTTGCTTTAGGTGAAGCCAATTTTGCAGATCACGGAGCCAACAGGTTGGGAGCTAACTCTCTTTTACAGGCTTCTGTAGATGGGTATTTTATTGCCCCTTATACTATTGCCAATTATTTAGCAGATGAGATTCACACCGGAAAAATTTCCCCGGATACCCCTGAGTTTGAACAGGCTGAAAATGCGGTTAAAAAGCAGATTCAGGATTTAATGAATATCAAAGGAACCAAAACCGTTGATTATTTCCATAAAACATTAGGAAAGTTACTGTATGATTATTGCGGGCTGGCCAGAAATGAAAAAGGATTACAATATGCCATTCAGGAGATCAGAAAACTAAAACAGGAATTCCACAAAGACGTAAGGGTTTCCGGACAGGTCAATACAATGAATGCTGAACTGGAAAAAGCAGGCCGCGTTGCCGATTATTTTGAGATAGGTGAACTAATGTGCTATGATGCGCTAACCCGTAATGAATCCTGTGGTGCACATTTCCGGGAAGAATTTCAGACCCCCGATGGCGAGGCCATGAGAAATGATGCGGAATATCAATTCATCTCTGCATGGAAATGGACAGGTGAAAATGGCGAACCTGAACTGATCAGGGAACCTTTAATCTTTGAAGAAATTCAGCCAACGGTAAGAAGTTATAAATAG
- a CDS encoding succinate dehydrogenase/fumarate reductase iron-sulfur subunit, producing MDLHLKIWRQKDRKSEGKLVNYDLKGLNPHMSFLEMLDTLNEKLIIEGDEPVEFDHDCREGICGQCGMMINGIAHGPLKHTTTCQLHLRSFKDGETILIEPFKAEAFPVKKDLKVDRSAFDRIISSGGFVSVNTGQAPDATAIPVTHQTAEEAFDSAACIGCGACVATCKNGSAALFTSAKITHMALLPQGKEERSKRVLDMVAQMDAELFGHCSNTEACEVECPQGISVLNIARMNFEYNRALFFNKKG from the coding sequence ATGGATTTACATCTTAAAATATGGAGACAGAAAGATAGAAAAAGTGAAGGAAAGCTGGTGAATTACGACCTCAAGGGATTGAACCCTCACATGTCTTTTCTGGAAATGCTGGATACGTTGAATGAAAAACTGATCATTGAAGGTGATGAACCCGTAGAGTTTGATCACGACTGCCGCGAGGGAATCTGCGGACAGTGCGGAATGATGATCAACGGCATTGCCCATGGCCCTTTAAAGCATACAACAACCTGCCAGCTTCACCTCAGGTCTTTTAAAGATGGTGAAACTATTCTGATAGAGCCATTTAAAGCTGAAGCTTTCCCGGTAAAAAAAGATTTAAAGGTGGATCGTTCTGCTTTCGACAGGATTATATCTTCCGGAGGTTTTGTATCGGTAAATACCGGCCAGGCCCCTGATGCTACAGCCATTCCTGTTACTCATCAAACCGCAGAAGAAGCATTTGATTCCGCAGCCTGTATTGGTTGTGGCGCTTGTGTTGCCACCTGCAAAAACGGAAGTGCAGCTTTATTTACCTCTGCCAAAATCACCCATATGGCGCTCCTGCCTCAGGGAAAGGAAGAAAGAAGCAAACGTGTTCTGGACATGGTCGCCCAGATGGATGCCGAATTATTTGGCCACTGTTCCAATACCGAAGCCTGTGAAGTGGAATGTCCTCAGGGAATTTCCGTACTGAATATAGCCAGGATGAATTTTGAATACAACAGAGCCCTATTTTTCAATAAAAAAGGATAA
- a CDS encoding cyclase family protein — MKTTIIDLSKPIQYNAGDPWFMRVKIKHKPHRKSHWLIRLALNLPFRLFPKNWTGWADDTIKNMGLHATTHIDAPWHYGPVVEGKPAKTIEQIPLEWCYGDGIVIDCSHKEDFVAITVDDLKKDLHKNGITIQEGNIVLIRTDRDKLMGTSDFVERGTGMSREATEWLIDQGVKVMGIDQWGWDLPLKFMAKKAKELNDPEYFWEGHRVGIEKEYLHIEQLTNLKALPPSGFKVCVFPLKIVGGSAAPARVVAMMD; from the coding sequence ATGAAAACAACCATTATCGATTTATCCAAACCTATTCAGTACAATGCAGGAGATCCTTGGTTTATGAGAGTGAAAATTAAACATAAACCTCACAGGAAATCCCATTGGCTGATCCGTTTGGCTTTGAATCTTCCTTTCAGGCTTTTCCCTAAAAACTGGACAGGATGGGCAGATGATACAATTAAAAATATGGGACTTCATGCCACTACTCATATTGATGCACCCTGGCATTATGGACCCGTAGTAGAAGGAAAACCCGCGAAAACAATCGAACAGATTCCTTTAGAATGGTGTTATGGAGATGGTATTGTCATAGATTGCAGCCACAAGGAAGATTTTGTCGCCATTACAGTAGATGACCTTAAAAAAGATCTCCACAAAAACGGAATTACTATTCAGGAAGGAAATATTGTTTTAATCAGAACTGATCGGGACAAGTTAATGGGAACTTCAGACTTTGTAGAAAGGGGCACCGGAATGAGCCGTGAAGCTACGGAATGGCTGATTGATCAAGGGGTAAAAGTAATGGGAATCGATCAGTGGGGTTGGGATCTTCCCTTGAAATTTATGGCTAAAAAAGCAAAAGAACTGAATGACCCTGAATATTTCTGGGAAGGTCATCGCGTAGGAATAGAAAAAGAATATCTGCATATAGAACAGCTTACCAATCTCAAGGCACTGCCACCTTCAGGCTTCAAAGTCTGTGTATTTCCGTTAAAGATTGTGGGTGGTTCTGCAGCTCCGGCAAGGGTAGTGGCCATGATGGATTAA
- a CDS encoding nucleoid-associated protein encodes MFSKIIVHRVGNKINGDSLTLSQEELKLEEGMAELLEDYFLGSFKSEETFHFYSDTYLVNNPVYSAVSEIFDDKSKFIWESENIAKHLFEAAENPRVQSGELFIVLFEDESDRPDKVDKIGIFKTEKRESFLKINPTEESFDIEKDQGIGLSKIDKAALIYNNNKETGYVLSVVDNNKNGDMYYWFEDFLKVKQRDDEYFHTQEALMVYKDYITKQLPQEFEVSKADQADFLNKSINFFKEKEEFKLDEFANEVLGDEHVIESFVNFKTDYEQDMQVNIAEEFPISEAAVKKTQRHFKSIIKLDKNFHIYIHGDRQKIEMGEDDKGKYYRLYFEKEV; translated from the coding sequence ATGTTTTCAAAAATAATAGTACACAGAGTAGGTAATAAGATCAACGGAGATTCTTTAACGCTTTCCCAGGAGGAATTGAAGCTGGAGGAAGGAATGGCAGAACTGCTGGAGGATTACTTTTTAGGATCATTCAAATCAGAAGAGACTTTTCATTTTTACAGTGATACCTATCTGGTGAACAACCCAGTTTACAGCGCTGTATCTGAAATTTTTGATGATAAATCCAAATTTATATGGGAATCTGAAAATATCGCAAAACACCTTTTCGAAGCGGCTGAAAATCCCAGGGTTCAGAGTGGGGAGTTGTTTATTGTACTTTTTGAGGATGAAAGTGACCGTCCGGATAAGGTAGATAAAATCGGGATTTTCAAAACTGAAAAAAGGGAATCCTTCCTTAAGATTAATCCTACAGAGGAATCTTTTGACATTGAAAAAGATCAGGGAATCGGTTTGTCTAAAATAGATAAGGCAGCATTAATCTACAACAATAATAAAGAAACAGGATATGTACTTTCCGTAGTGGATAACAACAAAAACGGGGATATGTATTACTGGTTTGAAGATTTCTTAAAAGTAAAACAGCGTGACGACGAATATTTCCATACCCAGGAAGCTTTAATGGTGTATAAAGATTACATCACCAAGCAACTTCCCCAGGAATTTGAGGTTTCAAAGGCTGATCAGGCAGATTTCCTGAATAAATCAATTAACTTCTTCAAAGAAAAAGAAGAATTTAAACTGGATGAATTTGCTAACGAAGTATTGGGTGACGAGCATGTAATTGAAAGTTTTGTGAATTTCAAAACAGATTATGAACAGGATATGCAGGTGAATATTGCTGAAGAATTCCCAATTAGTGAAGCTGCGGTAAAAAAGACTCAGAGACACTTTAAAAGTATCATCAAATTAGATAAAAATTTCCATATTTACATCCATGGAGACCGGCAGAAAATTGAAATGGGAGAGGATGATAAAGGGAAATATTACAGGCTTTACTTCGAGAAAGAAGTATAA
- a CDS encoding DUF7674 family protein, whose translation MNYLQAVQEITEVVPDFENEVKNITIQNSYSIIRTFTDRIKNMIRQNDRNLLFRSLQKMDKIYTDGDPVLKNAIENTFICSLDNCTVFCSKEYRKMIFSHISDNLRNTYSRQIYSHGI comes from the coding sequence ATGAACTATTTACAAGCCGTACAGGAAATCACAGAAGTGGTTCCCGATTTTGAAAATGAAGTAAAAAACATTACAATTCAAAACTCGTACAGTATCATCCGGACTTTTACGGACCGTATTAAAAATATGATCCGCCAGAATGACAGGAATCTTCTGTTCAGAAGTTTACAAAAAATGGACAAAATTTATACTGACGGAGACCCTGTATTAAAGAATGCAATTGAAAATACTTTTATCTGTTCACTGGACAATTGTACCGTATTTTGCAGTAAAGAATACAGGAAAATGATTTTCAGCCATATTTCTGATAATCTCAGGAACACCTATTCAAGACAAATTTACAGTCATGGCATATAA
- a CDS encoding DUF7674 family protein, protein MMKVQMQTINQKIAVEYLKFFYPPLRNEITQLSVQDNFAGVIQATINYLKDLLQESKINIIAHHIKLMDWIYRNGNSYVRTVIENLFVRSFESFKKHAKIQHWKLLYQYMPVSFQIIYNEQQKQDQMYFGK, encoded by the coding sequence ATGATGAAAGTACAAATGCAAACTATTAATCAAAAAATAGCTGTTGAATACTTAAAATTTTTCTATCCGCCACTTCGCAATGAAATCACGCAGCTGTCTGTTCAAGACAATTTTGCGGGTGTTATACAGGCTACCATTAATTATCTGAAAGACCTGCTGCAGGAATCCAAGATCAATATTATTGCCCATCATATCAAACTGATGGACTGGATCTACAGAAATGGGAATTCCTATGTAAGAACCGTGATTGAAAATCTCTTTGTAAGATCTTTTGAAAGTTTTAAAAAACATGCCAAGATCCAACATTGGAAACTTCTTTACCAGTATATGCCTGTAAGCTTTCAGATTATTTATAATGAACAGCAGAAACAGGATCAGATGTACTTTGGGAAATAA
- a CDS encoding helix-turn-helix domain-containing protein, whose translation MIEIRKYSDQTGHPEPRRVIKYTLFWCNQGSAEILIDENIFVLKTSQAVTITSGQFHQLKSIDGELTALEFTLDFFCKSDSDIELIFHNGLFCHFGMNEMITVRHPSFFTETLNTIEKEILEQPYQYLISTHSLVELLLVEINRSKIASGDEIWKPDALFLKFLESVRDNFKNNYQVSHFADFLGTTEAKLNEVSKLHTNKTAQNVIYSLIISEAKRLLLYEKFTIKEIAYQLGFNDPFYFSNFFKKHTSRSPKEYQKAVKEI comes from the coding sequence ATGATTGAAATAAGAAAATATTCTGATCAGACAGGACATCCTGAACCACGACGGGTCATTAAATACACTTTATTCTGGTGCAATCAGGGAAGTGCTGAAATCCTGATTGACGAAAATATTTTTGTTCTGAAAACCAGTCAGGCTGTAACCATTACCTCAGGGCAGTTTCATCAATTGAAATCAATAGACGGAGAACTTACAGCATTGGAATTTACACTGGATTTTTTCTGTAAAAGTGACAGTGATATTGAGCTTATTTTTCACAATGGACTTTTTTGTCATTTCGGAATGAATGAAATGATCACCGTACGACACCCTTCTTTTTTTACGGAAACACTAAACACCATTGAAAAAGAAATTCTGGAACAACCTTACCAATACCTGATCTCTACACATTCTCTGGTTGAATTGCTTTTGGTAGAAATCAACCGGAGCAAAATTGCCAGTGGTGATGAGATCTGGAAACCGGATGCTTTATTCTTAAAGTTCCTTGAAAGTGTGAGGGACAACTTCAAAAACAATTACCAGGTCTCTCATTTTGCAGATTTTTTGGGAACAACCGAAGCTAAACTGAATGAGGTTTCAAAGTTGCACACCAATAAAACTGCCCAGAATGTGATCTACAGCCTTATCATTTCTGAAGCTAAGAGACTTTTGCTCTATGAAAAGTTCACAATAAAGGAAATTGCCTACCAGCTTGGCTTTAATGATCCTTTTTACTTTTCGAATTTCTTTAAAAAACATACTTCGCGTTCTCCCAAAGAGTATCAGAAAGCTGTAAAAGAAATTTAA
- a CDS encoding DoxX family protein, translated as MKTQQDTAVFLLRITLAFGFLSAVASRLNLWGTHSSGWKQFVDYTAETNSFFPSSWASSIAIFSTAAELSIGIFLLLGYQVKKTALCASILTLLFAVAMSISYGIKEPLDYSVFTFSAGAFLLSTFSNYPWSLDNLYNNNN; from the coding sequence ATGAAAACGCAACAGGATACCGCTGTTTTTTTATTGAGAATAACATTGGCTTTCGGATTTTTATCAGCTGTGGCAAGCAGACTGAACCTTTGGGGAACTCATTCTTCCGGATGGAAACAATTTGTAGATTATACTGCTGAAACGAACTCATTTTTTCCATCGTCATGGGCTTCTTCTATTGCCATATTTTCGACTGCTGCTGAACTTTCAATAGGAATTTTTCTGCTTCTGGGATATCAGGTAAAAAAGACAGCTTTATGCGCTTCCATTCTCACTTTACTGTTTGCCGTTGCAATGAGTATTTCTTATGGTATTAAAGAACCTCTGGATTATTCTGTTTTCACATTCAGTGCAGGTGCATTTCTGCTGAGTACTTTTTCCAACTATCCATGGAGCCTGGACAATTTATACAACAATAACAATTAA
- a CDS encoding cupin domain-containing protein: MNTNIHDYIVKTEQKEWQPLIEKGIHYEGIFVKSLKFDPEKNRSTTILLKFEPGAGYPYHNHPAGEELFIMEGEAIIAGAHLEQGDYLYTPPNFKHSVQSEKGCMILFIVPEEVEIL; encoded by the coding sequence ATGAACACCAACATCCACGATTACATCGTAAAAACAGAACAGAAAGAATGGCAGCCTTTAATTGAAAAAGGTATCCACTATGAAGGAATTTTTGTAAAATCTTTAAAGTTTGACCCTGAAAAAAACAGGTCTACTACCATTCTTTTAAAATTCGAGCCAGGAGCTGGCTATCCTTATCACAATCATCCTGCCGGGGAAGAATTATTCATAATGGAAGGTGAAGCCATTATCGCTGGTGCCCATCTGGAACAAGGGGATTATCTCTACACACCTCCAAATTTTAAACATTCTGTACAATCCGAGAAAGGCTGTATGATTCTTTTTATAGTACCGGAGGAAGTAGAAATTCTGTAG
- a CDS encoding cytochrome-c peroxidase: MKDRYLALLAIAGIVCLLSYTSNDPTGYTMEELRDLYSSGDPSKWPAPHLFNEAKEGFQDIGPLPEMKFPEDNPYSEDKMELGKMLFFDPRLSGSGQISCASCHNPETGWSDGNRVSFGHGRQTGTRNAPTIVNIGYARTFFWDGRAATLEEQVKGPIENPVEMNFHMSLATKNIKDIKGYKPFFVKAFGNEEVTEEKITKAIATFERSLKSPPSQFDQLVSGKKDALTDSELNGLHLFRTKANCINCHNTPYFSDQKFHNLGLTHYGKKYQDLGRYLVTQKNEDVGRFKTPTLREVSGNKPYMHNGLFPELANVIMMYNAGMGQEIPEGHQINDPKFPHKSAMIERLNLTDEEVFDIVAFLKTLNSYQYKIHPPELP; this comes from the coding sequence ATGAAAGACAGATATCTGGCTCTTCTGGCTATTGCCGGAATCGTATGTTTACTGAGTTATACTTCTAATGATCCTACAGGATATACAATGGAAGAACTTCGTGATTTATATAGCAGTGGAGACCCGTCCAAATGGCCGGCACCACACTTATTTAATGAAGCTAAAGAAGGTTTTCAGGATATAGGTCCTTTACCTGAGATGAAATTTCCTGAAGATAATCCTTATTCCGAAGATAAAATGGAGCTTGGAAAAATGTTGTTTTTTGATCCGAGATTGTCCGGAAGCGGACAGATTTCCTGTGCCAGCTGCCATAATCCTGAAACCGGCTGGTCTGACGGAAATCGTGTTTCTTTTGGCCATGGCCGGCAAACCGGCACCAGAAATGCTCCTACTATAGTCAATATTGGATATGCCAGAACTTTTTTCTGGGACGGACGTGCTGCAACACTGGAAGAGCAGGTAAAAGGACCCATAGAAAATCCTGTAGAGATGAATTTTCACATGTCATTGGCAACGAAAAATATTAAGGATATTAAAGGATATAAGCCTTTTTTTGTGAAAGCTTTCGGAAACGAAGAAGTGACTGAAGAAAAGATTACCAAAGCAATAGCCACCTTTGAACGTTCTTTGAAAAGTCCGCCCTCGCAATTTGATCAACTGGTTTCCGGGAAAAAAGATGCCTTGACAGACTCCGAATTGAACGGCCTTCATTTGTTCCGTACCAAGGCCAATTGCATAAATTGCCATAACACACCCTACTTCTCTGATCAGAAATTCCACAATTTGGGTCTTACCCATTACGGCAAAAAGTATCAAGACCTTGGCAGGTATCTGGTTACCCAAAAAAATGAAGATGTGGGAAGGTTTAAAACACCGACACTCAGGGAAGTGTCTGGAAACAAGCCGTACATGCATAACGGGCTTTTTCCTGAACTGGCTAATGTTATCATGATGTATAATGCAGGAATGGGTCAAGAAATACCGGAAGGACACCAGATCAACGATCCAAAGTTTCCGCATAAATCTGCAATGATTGAAAGGCTTAATTTAACGGATGAGGAAGTTTTTGATATCGTGGCCTTTTTAAAAACCTTAAATAGCTACCAATACAAAATACATCCTCCGGAATTACCATAG
- a CDS encoding TonB-dependent receptor plug domain-containing protein, translated as MKKLILPIALASTVPAFGQQKTDTLKTQENAIEEVTIIASTRTTQKAENSPQKVEILGKEEMAEESGIKPAGIGSLIGDISGVQIQQSSAVSGNSNVRIQGLDGRYTQVLRDGMPLFDGFSGGLGLLNIPPLDLQQIELIKGSASTLYGGGAIGGLVNMISRKPAAKQELTALVNYSTLDEKNLNFFASKRHHWIGYTFFGGVTHQNAKDVDKDGFSDVPQVRSLVIHPKLFFYPSENAVISLGWSGSFDKNVGGDMQVIKGNSDNIHQYFEQNKLQRNTYEILYQQKLNDDSKIEFKNSLSNFNRKFSSNDNFLNAKQNSYFSELTYIRPMKNMNWVLGADFQGSKFVPQNFMYFQVPQFENNSFGLFLQNTLKFNKMTVETGLRNDFTNNYGSFFLPSIAAIYHFDSHWAARGGIGLGYKVPNALAPQMIDYSLENIRPIDMKNTRAEKSVGYNLEFNYKKKLDNGDALFINQAFFLTYINRPVIGHTDQNNQVFFINEASPVVSKGFDTYIKGDIDEWEFYIGYTFTMAKYTFLQDNQFIPLTPKHRFAMTTIKELEDGCKIGVEASFTGQQYRMDYTKTPSYLFMAAMVSKEIGNHITVVLNCENLLDYRQSRKEALYTGNISNPTFNPLWAPIDGRVVNLSLKWKL; from the coding sequence ATGAAAAAGCTCATCTTGCCTATTGCCCTGGCAAGCACTGTACCGGCATTTGGCCAACAGAAAACGGACACTCTTAAAACTCAGGAAAATGCCATTGAGGAAGTTACTATTATTGCTTCTACCCGAACTACGCAAAAGGCAGAAAATTCGCCGCAAAAAGTAGAAATATTAGGAAAAGAAGAAATGGCTGAGGAAAGCGGGATTAAACCTGCAGGTATCGGAAGTCTCATTGGTGATATCAGCGGAGTTCAGATCCAGCAAAGCAGTGCAGTATCAGGAAACTCTAATGTCAGGATCCAGGGTCTTGATGGTCGTTACACCCAGGTATTGCGCGACGGAATGCCTCTGTTTGACGGATTCAGCGGCGGATTAGGTTTACTGAACATTCCTCCTCTTGATTTACAGCAGATCGAATTAATAAAAGGGTCAGCTTCCACATTATATGGTGGTGGGGCTATTGGTGGACTGGTTAACATGATTTCAAGAAAACCGGCTGCAAAACAGGAATTGACTGCTCTTGTTAACTATTCTACTCTTGATGAAAAAAATCTTAATTTCTTCGCTTCAAAAAGGCACCATTGGATCGGCTATACATTCTTTGGCGGTGTTACTCATCAAAATGCAAAGGATGTGGATAAAGACGGCTTTTCGGATGTACCACAGGTACGTTCCTTAGTAATTCATCCCAAACTGTTTTTTTATCCATCTGAAAACGCCGTTATCAGCCTGGGCTGGAGTGGAAGTTTTGATAAAAATGTAGGTGGTGATATGCAGGTTATTAAAGGAAATTCTGATAATATCCATCAATATTTTGAACAAAATAAGCTGCAAAGAAATACCTATGAAATATTGTACCAGCAAAAACTGAATGACGATTCTAAAATTGAGTTTAAAAACAGTTTAAGCAATTTCAACAGGAAGTTCAGCAGCAATGATAATTTTCTGAACGCTAAACAAAACAGCTATTTTTCAGAGCTTACTTACATCCGGCCTATGAAAAATATGAATTGGGTGCTGGGTGCTGATTTTCAGGGAAGCAAATTTGTTCCTCAAAACTTTATGTATTTCCAGGTTCCGCAATTTGAGAACAACAGTTTTGGGCTTTTTCTGCAGAATACGCTGAAATTTAATAAAATGACTGTAGAAACCGGACTTCGTAATGATTTCACCAACAATTACGGAAGCTTCTTTCTGCCAAGTATTGCAGCTATTTATCACTTTGACAGCCATTGGGCAGCAAGAGGAGGAATCGGGCTGGGATACAAAGTACCCAATGCTCTAGCACCACAAATGATAGATTATTCCCTGGAAAATATCCGTCCAATTGATATGAAAAATACCCGGGCTGAAAAATCTGTGGGCTACAATCTGGAATTTAATTATAAAAAGAAACTGGACAATGGGGATGCACTGTTTATCAATCAGGCCTTCTTTTTAACCTATATCAACCGTCCGGTTATAGGGCATACTGATCAGAATAATCAGGTTTTCTTTATCAACGAAGCTTCTCCCGTTGTATCGAAAGGATTTGATACCTATATCAAAGGAGATATTGATGAGTGGGAGTTTTATATAGGCTACACTTTCACGATGGCAAAATATACGTTTCTTCAGGATAACCAGTTCATTCCACTTACACCGAAACACAGATTTGCCATGACTACGATAAAGGAACTTGAAGACGGATGTAAAATTGGAGTGGAGGCTTCTTTTACAGGGCAGCAATACAGGATGGATTATACCAAAACACCTTCTTACCTATTTATGGCAGCGATGGTTTCTAAAGAGATCGGAAATCATATTACTGTTGTTCTCAATTGTGAAAACCTTTTAGACTACAGACAAAGCCGTAAAGAAGCATTGTATACGGGAAATATCAGTAACCCTACCTTTAATCCGCTATGGGCTCCTATAGACGGAAGGGTGGTTAATCTTTCTTTAAAATGGAAATTGTAA